In the Catenulispora sp. EB89 genome, CGGCGGGTGGACGGCGGCGAAGCCGGGGAAGCAGAACCTGCTCATCGCCAACACCGGTATCGAGACGACCGAGGTCTACCTGATCGATCCGGGCACCGGTGCGATCTACGGGGAGCTCGTCGGGCTCGCCGCGGGGACCAGCGACCAGATGCCGGTGGTGCTCGGCGACGGGACGTACGCGCTGAAGTGCTGGCCCGCCGACGCCGATCCGGTGACCGGGCCGCCGGTGCGCGTCACCGGCAGCGCCTCCGCGGCGATGGCCGGGGCCGTGACGCCCGGCGTGCTGCCGGTGTCGCGCGCGGACCTGACCGGGCCGGTGAAGCAGTACCAGTCCTACGTCGAGAACGGCCTGGGGCAGCTGAAGCCGCTGGTCCAGAAGCTCCAGGCGGACGTCGCCGCCGGGAACCTCGACGCCGCGCGCGCCGACTGGGTGCCCGCGCACCAGCAGTACGAGCGGCTGGGCGGCGCGTACGACGCGTTCGGGGACGTCGGCGACGCGATCGACGGGCTGCCGAACGACCTGCCCGGCGGCGTCGGCGACTCCGGCTTCGGGGGCTTCCACCGGCTCGAGTACGGGCTCTGGCACGGCCAGACGGCCGCGCAGCTGACCGGGCCGGCCGGGGATCTGGTGGCGTCGGTGGACAAGCTGTCGACGGAGTTCCCCGGCGCCCAGATCGACCCGCTGCAGCTGGGCCTGCGCACGCACGAGATCCTGGAGGACGCGGTCCGCTTCGAGCTGTCCGGCCAGAGCGACCAGGGCAGCGGCACGACGCTGGCCACGATCGACGCCAACGTCGACGGCACGCAGGCGCTTCTGGGCATCCTGCGGCCGATCCTCACCCCGCGCGACCCCGACCTGCCGCGCATCGACGCCGCGCTGGCGCGGTTGCGCGGCCTGGTCGAGGCGCAACGGCACGCCGACGGGTCGTGGACGCCGCTGGCGCAGCTCACGAACCCGCAGCGGGAGGCGCTGAACTCGGCGGCCGGGGCCGCGGTGGAGTTGCTGGCGCCGGTCGCGACGATCTGCGAGCCGCGGTTGGACAAGTCGTGATGAGGACGCACACTTTTCAGCAGCCTTACGCCCGAACCCCCAGGAGCACCCGATGACCGCCCCGATCGGCCGCCGATCCCTGCTCCGGGCCGCCGGCATCGGCGGCGTGGCAGCCGCCGCGACCACCGCCGGCACCGGCCTCGCGCTGACCCACGACACCGCCTCGGCCGCGACGGTCCCGGACGCGGGCGCCGCGGCCGCCGCCCCCGACGCGGCCCCGGCCCCCGCCCCCGCCTTCCGCGGCCCGCACCAGGCCGCCGTCCTGCGCGGCGCCGCCCCGGCCACGATCATGCTCGCGCTCGACGTCACCGCGACCGACAAGGCCGGCCTCGCCGACCTGTTCCGCACCCTGACCGCCCGCGCCGCGTTCCTCACCGCCGGGGGCCTGCCGGACCAGGCCGGCGTCAGCGGGCCGCCGACCGACTCCGGCACGCTCGGGCCGGAGGTCGCCGCCGACAACC is a window encoding:
- a CDS encoding EfeM/EfeO family lipoprotein, which encodes MGLPLSKNPPRLASPKVVLALTAVVAVLGAVAGNAMHHSAAKPKYAAGLPAGALTVDAYDCGGGWTAAKPGKQNLLIANTGIETTEVYLIDPGTGAIYGELVGLAAGTSDQMPVVLGDGTYALKCWPADADPVTGPPVRVTGSASAAMAGAVTPGVLPVSRADLTGPVKQYQSYVENGLGQLKPLVQKLQADVAAGNLDAARADWVPAHQQYERLGGAYDAFGDVGDAIDGLPNDLPGGVGDSGFGGFHRLEYGLWHGQTAAQLTGPAGDLVASVDKLSTEFPGAQIDPLQLGLRTHEILEDAVRFELSGQSDQGSGTTLATIDANVDGTQALLGILRPILTPRDPDLPRIDAALARLRGLVEAQRHADGSWTPLAQLTNPQREALNSAAGAAVELLAPVATICEPRLDKS